The Triticum aestivum cultivar Chinese Spring chromosome 5A, IWGSC CS RefSeq v2.1, whole genome shotgun sequence genomic sequence ACGTACAGCATGGTGGAGGACCCGGCGACTGACGACGTGATCGCATGGGGAAGAGGCGGCAACAGCTTCATCGTGGCCGACCTCTTGGTCTTCTCGGGCACGCTGCTTCCCGCGCACTTCAAGCACTGCAAATTCTCTAACTTCGTTCGGCAGCTCAATACCTACGTATGTGCACGTAATACTGCAACTGCTACCACTTGTCTAACTGTGGCACTACCACTCTGCTGTAGTTAATCTGTACCACTCTCCAGGGATTCCAGAAGGTGGATCCGAATAGATGGGAGTACGCCCATGTGTTGTTCCTTCGGGGGCATGCGCACCTCCTGCACCAGATTGTCCGGCTCACCAACAACAACAGCAAGCGCAAGCCCAAGGACGACGACGACCACAACAACACGATGGTGGCCACTGAGGTGATCCTGCTAAAGCAGGAGCAGAAGGCCATCAAGGACCGCTTGGCGGCGATGTCGCGCCAGGTGCGGGAGACGGAGCGCCGGCGGAAGCAGATGCTCGACGTCCTCCTGAAGGTCGTTCGAGACCCCGAGGTGCTGCGCCCTCTCCTAGGCAACAACGAGAGCGAGGAGAAAGGCGCGGAGGTCAAGAGGCTGCGACTGCAGCTTCTGGACAGGGAAGGCCAGGTGGGCAGCACCAACAGCATGTCCGTCGACGGGCCGCTCTACGACACCACCCAGGACGAAGTCTTTGTGCCGGAAACCGGCATCGACTTCACTGGCTTCTACACTGGAGGCGGCTTCGTGGCGGACGGCAGCGGCGAGGACCCGTCGTACGCGTTCCCCATGGACAACGACTACTAACTGCGTGCTTTTGTTGATCTAGCTACCTGTATAGGTCAAGTTCCATATTCTCCTCCTTTGTCCTATGTACCTTTTTCGTATATATGGCTGAATCTCCGGACCGCTGTGAAATCAACTTCAATTGGTATCCCAGTCtatgctttgaataaaactcaataTATCCAGTCAGCAGTCCAAGTGTTAATTTGTGGAGTGCTAGATCAGGAACATTGCTGGATTAAAAAGAacagtatttcaaagaaaacatGAATTGCAAGCCACACTACTGGAGGTAGATTTCAAAGTCAAATGTCACTAAGAGTCATTCATCTACTCTTGATAAAAGGAATAAGTTCAGCTTTAGAATACCAAGCGCTTAATTTTACCTTCCAATAGTATTTTCCACATAGAAACCATATCCCTTGACAGATTCTGCGGGTTTATGCATTTCAGCGAGCTTCCTTCCTAGAGCTGACTGACAATAAGCTGTTTGTTAATGATGAATGGTTTAAATAAAAGCTTGCAACAAAAGGTACAAGTTACCTTTTTCTTTGAATGAAAGGGGTTTCAGGACAAGGTTACCTGGCGGAAGCAGGTCGAATCCTTTATACAAGAAGGCAACATTGGAATTGAGGTAAATGATGATATAGGCCATTACTTCCAAACACAGAAAGGattgagacaaggagatccgatgtctccTATCTTTTTTAATGTTGTCGCTGATATGTTGACCGTTCTTATCAATAGAGTGAAAGAAAACAGCCATGTAGGGGGTCTTATCCCACATATGGTGGAGGGTGGGGTATCCATtctaca encodes the following:
- the LOC123108419 gene encoding heat stress transcription factor C-2a encodes the protein MSGGGGMAKEYSESGGLVGLMPFVAKTYSMVEDPATDDVIAWGRGGNSFIVADLLVFSGTLLPAHFKHCKFSNFVRQLNTYGFQKVDPNRWEYAHVLFLRGHAHLLHQIVRLTNNNSKRKPKDDDDHNNTMVATEVILLKQEQKAIKDRLAAMSRQVRETERRRKQMLDVLLKVVRDPEVLRPLLGNNESEEKGAEVKRLRLQLLDREGQVGSTNSMSVDGPLYDTTQDEVFVPETGIDFTGFYTGGGFVADGSGEDPSYAFPMDNDY